Proteins from one Drosophila gunungcola strain Sukarami chromosome 3R, Dgunungcola_SK_2, whole genome shotgun sequence genomic window:
- the LOC128251994 gene encoding uncharacterized protein LOC128251994: MRQLKLNFARVKMSMISTIARLGLLLCILGCVTARQDSGSRNCQPNEGYCQMHSDCCSGKCMTYLYKCARRVDMPYPVPYPPNQIYDVVKGPVKPVKGINEHVQIVGLPSESDPSADVYDFKPRAGFGPIEGSAAECGNVGDPCSRAEECCNLRCHTYMHRCVT; encoded by the exons ATGCGTCAGTTGAAGCTTAACTTTGCCAGAGTAAAGATGTCGATGATTTCTACGATCGCCCGTTTGGGACTTTTATTGTGTATCCTGGGCTGTGTGACTGCACGCCAGGATTCGGGAAGTAGAAATTGTCAGCCAAATGAGGGATAT TGTCAAATGCACTCAGATTGCTGTTCGGGAAAGTGCATGACCTACCTTTACAAGTGCGCTCGTAGAGTGGACATGCCCTACCCAGTTCCCTATCCTCCAAACCAAATCTATGATGTGGTGAAAGGTCCAGTTAAACCAGTTAAAGGTATCAACGAGCACGTGCAAATTGTTGGTCTTCCCAGTGAGTCAGATCCATCGGCTGATGTTTACGATTTTAAGCCAAGGGCTGGTTTCGGCCCAATTGAAGGATCAGCAGCAGAATGCGGGAATGTCGGGGATCCG tgCTCCCGGGCTGAGGAGTGCTGCAATTTGCGATGCCACACGTACATGCACAGGTGTGTCACCTAA
- the LOC128252008 gene encoding uncharacterized protein LOC128252008, translated as MNLSALIIIVVHMFFGLNIALPNLHELYGMEEFWPLSLGNATDVLPISKNLTQRERLHWADKCVQFRSRCTMAEHCCSMKCLKRVYRCVT; from the exons ATGAATTTAAGTGCACTAATAATAATCGTTGTCCAtatgttttttggtttaaacaTCGCTTTGCCAAATCTTCACGAACTTTATGGCATGGAGGAGTTTTGGCCACTTAGTTTGGGTAATGCCACCGATGTGCTGCCTATATCCAAAAATTTAACTCAA AGGGAACGTCTGCACTGGGCCGACAAATGTGTGCAGTTTAGGAGTAGGTGCACGATGGCAGAGCACTGCTGCAGTATGAAATGCTTGAAACGTGTTTATCGCTGCGTTACTTAA
- the LOC128251850 gene encoding aminopeptidase N isoform X1: MITPLSGLPLLGAFLVTLALVVSALSVPQRHRSLRLPNDTYPLFYNLHITSDIHKGVLLFSGNATIDVAIRQSTNEIVLHAKNLSDIQITVHQLMDNGGLEIVDNLTHTLHRAAALLIIHPKENFQAFEAGQRYRLEILYTAIMTTRPAGLYYMDYSEEENNRPAFVAATQSEPTFGRLIFPCYDEPGIKSNFSIKITHGSSYSAISNMPVKEILSHGDLKTTLFYTTPPMSTYLVAFVISYFESTSEKYRGVTQSIYAPPASKEKGQSALKNAVRTVAAFEDYFGISYPLPKLDHVALKKNYGAAMENWGLITYKDTSLLKNTTLDPRNPLWDRITQNHEIAHQWFGNLVSPVWWTYTWMNEGFATYFGYVITDLLYPEYKVMETFVAHEADSAYSYNSFFDVRPMSSYVESEKDIMGVFDIISYKRAACVIRMFHHAFRQKVFVRGISHFLEKYRYSAANELNLFDALQAELQEDEYFSQKSWASRIREIMLSWTHSEWLPILVVKRNYENNTITFSQRSVHSKDELWWIPLNFATEQSPNFEDTQVDIFMPPQAQYSVPLGDLNIHLSGRDWIIVNKQQTGFYLVHYDTDNLMAIARQLQANHSVIHPVNRAGLFRDLKPLIEHNEIEQVDVVFEMLKYLELEEDILTWNEVADSIDCLSQNLFGTSSQKHFNEFVRRLVTPIFRRVYVDQTANISLDRGNRILHMACLADLPECLEYTRHLAKEYIINKINLTTDSEYYGTYDTVLCMGVRYLSDRDFHRVIDVLKAADRGSEYYDDMIYALRCTQSHRHLLHYLEVLLGESSSHMILSEPEAMMYILYVFKSSLSTRPVIWQYIDRNYRLVCRSPNFVEDFNQIAEFVPRHQRPHFERLRQTIADYMELEGIKSNHALIESDSPLVGKKVKITENFQDKFETQIHSWLLGEVPQLTSRSEDLLAASLSAANGSNRPQGILKDATRVVRSALRMIDMYR, from the exons ATGATCACGCCGTTGTCTGGACTGCCGCTTTTGGGTGCTTTTCTGGTGACCCTGGCCCTGGTGGTCAGCGCATTATCCGTGCCCCAGCGGCATCGTTCCCTTCGCCTGCCCAACGATACCTATCCGCTGTTCTACAACCTGCATATAACCAGCGATATTCACAAGGGTGTACTGCTCTTCAGCGGAAATGCCACCATTGACGTAGCCATCCGGCAATCGACGAATGAGATAGTGCTGCACGCCAAGAACCTGTCCGATATTCAGATTACCGTCCATCAGTTGATGGACAATGGAGGCTTGGAGATCGTGGACAACCTCACTCACACCCTCCATCGAGCGGCGGCACTACTCATCATCCATCCGAAGGAGAATTTTCAGGCCTTCGAGGCGGGTCAGCGATACCGCCTTGAGATTCTGTACACGGCCATTATGACAACACGTCCCGCGGGTCTTTACTACATGGATTATAGCGAAGAGGAGAACAACCGTCCCGC ATTTGTAGCCGCCACCCAATCGGAGCCGACATTTGGGCGTCTTATATTTCCCTGCTACGATGAGCCCGGAATCAAGTCTAATTTCAGCATAAAGATAACACACGGCAGCAGTTATTCGGCCATATCCAATATGCCAGTCAAGGAAATATTATCTCATGG TGATTTAAAGACCACCTTGTTTTACACAACTCCACCAATGTCCACCTATCTCGTGGCATTTGTCATTTCCTATTTCGAGAGCACATCTGAGAAATATCGAGGAGTCACTCAAAGTATATACGCACCGCCAGCTTCCAAGGAAAAGGGTCAAAGTGCATTGAAGAATGCAGTGCGAACAGTGGCTGCATTCGAGGATTATTTCGGAATTTCCTATCCCCTGCCAAAACTAGATCATGTGGCGCTTAAGAAGAACTATGGAGCTGCCATGGAGAATTGGGGCCTAATTACCTACAAGGACACCAGTTTGCTAAAGAACACCACGCTGGATCCACGAAATCCCTTGTGGGATAGGATCACCCAGAACCACGAGATTGCTCACCAGTGGTTCGGCAACTTGGTTTCACCGGTGTGGTGGACATACACTTGGATGAATGAGGGATTTGCCACTTACTTTGGCTATGTGATCACAGATTTG CTTTACCCCGAGTACAAAGTAATGGAGACTTTTGTGGCCCATGAGGCTGATAGTGCCTACAGCTATAACAGCTTCTTTGACGTCCGTCCGATGTCCTCGTACGTGGAGAGTGAAAAGGATATCATGGGAGTTTTCGACATTATTTCCTACAAAAGAGCCGCCTGCGTGATCAGGATGTTCCACCACGCCTTCCGCCAGAAGGTCTTCGTGCGAGGCATCAGCCACTTTCTGGAGAAATA TCGTTACAGTGCGGCCAACGAGCTGAACCTCTTCGATGCCCTGCAGGCGGAGCTCCAGGAGGATGAGTATTTCTCGCAGAAATCGTGGGCCTCGCGGATTAGGGAGATCATGTTGTCCTGGACGCACAGCGAATGGTTGCCCATTTTGGTGGTGAAGCGGAATTACGAGAACAATACCATAACCTTTAGCCAGCGATCGGTTCACTCCAAGGACGAGCTCTGGTGGATACCCCTGAACTTTGCCACCGAACAGTCGCCCAATTTCGAGGACACTCAGGTGGACATATTCATGCCACCCCAGGCGCAGTACTCTGTGCCACTGGGAGATCTTAATATCCACCTGAGTGGCAGGGATTGGATTATAGTGAACAAACAGCAGACGGGTTTCTATCTCGTCCACTACGATACGGACAATCTAATGGCCATTGCCAGGCAGCTGCAGGCCAATCACTCCGTCATCCATCCGGTAAATCGAGCCGGACTCTTCCGTGACCTTAAGCCCCTCATCGAGCACAACGAAATCGAGCAGGTGGATGTGGTGTTTGAAATGCTTAAGTATCTGGAGCTCGAGGAGGATATACTGACCTGGAATGAGGTGGCCGATTCCATCGATTGCCTGTCGCAAAATCTGTTTGGCACTTCATCGCAGAAACATTTCAATGAGTTTGTACGCCGCCTGGTCACTCCGATATTCAGACGAGTCTATGTGGATCAGACTGCGAATATTTCCCTGGATCGGGGTAACAGGATACTACACATGGCCTGCTTAGCGGATCTTCCTGAGTGCCTGGAATACACTCGCCATCTGGCCAAGGAGTatatcataaataaaatcaatctaACCACAGATTCGGAATACTATGGCACATACGACACTGTTTTGTGCATGGGAGTGCGTTACCTAAGCGATCGCGACTTTCACAGGGTAATCGATGTGCTGAAGGCAGCAGACCGCGGATCAGAGTACTACGATGACATGATTTATGCTCTGCGTTGCACTCAGAGTCATCGCCACCTATTGCACTATTTGGAAGTCCTACTGGGCGAGAGCTCCTCGCACATGATCCTTTCCGAACCCGAGGCCATGATGTATATCCTCTATGTGTTCAAGTCGAGTCTGTCAACGCGACCAGTCATCTGGCAGTATATCGATCGCAACTACAGGCTGGTCTGCCGATCGCCAAACTTTGTGGAGGACTTCAATCAGATCGCTGAATTTGTGCCCAGACATCAGAGGCCACAT ttTGAAAGGCTGCGCCAAACCATTGCAGATTACATGGAACTGGAGGGCATTAAATCGAACCACGCACTGATCGAGTCCGATTCTCCGCTGGTGGGCAAAAAGGTGAAGATCACCGAGAACTTCCAGGACAAGTTCGAGACGCAGATCCACAGTTGGCTGCTGGGCGAGGTTCCTCAGTTGACCAGCAGAAGTGAAGACCTTTTGGCCGCCTCACTCAGTGCGGCAAATGGATCGAATCGGCCGCAAGGTATCCTTAAGGATGCCACTCGAGTGGTGCGGAGTGCGTTACGAATGATAGATATGTATAGATGA
- the LOC128251869 gene encoding aminopeptidase N: MSRVPIGGMSLLLVLLVAISATQAAVVRTFPPFEQLQSLENPSLRAVVPFADEDNYRLPNDTIPSHYAVSLTTNVHTGQTAFSGTVAITLDVVVATTKIVVHARQLENFTATIIQQGVASAVAQELTFEYEAAREFLTFSKTGLTFAANTKWILTINYQGHLRTDNGGFYLSTYTDEAGKTKYLATTQFEATDARHAFPCYDEPSKRAEFTITIKHDPSYNVISNMPVDETASSSGVTAFQKTVNMPSYLVAFIVSEFVYSEGELNGLPQRVFSRKGTENEQEWALTTGMLVEKRLSDYFGVPFALPKLDQAGIPDFAAGAMENWGLATYREEYLLYSPVNSTISTQTNIATIEAHEDAHMWFGDLVAIEWWSYLWLKEGFATLFENLAVDLAYPEWDIFQTFHAGSYQSALVNDASSSARPMTHFVQKPSEIALLYDSVSYAKAGSVLDMWRHALTNTVFQRGLHNYLTDNKFTAANPTKLFEAIAKAAVEENYAVPATVANMMGSWSNQGGVPLLTVTRNYNDGSFTIKQSTYTNNKEHTDDKLWYVPVNYADFSNPDFRNTEATHYLLNQSELTIESKLDSSNWLILNKKSTGYYRVNYDTENWRLIIGGMTTRPHKIDPRNRAQLINDLYRFTTSGRVPHATLLELLTYLPQEDQYSPWSAANTVITLFNRYLSGDADYANFQFYVRALVSQQYDKFGVNDLSGEQHLVKYTRNLLINIACLAGLESCLTETKAKLTALVEDGTVIEPNLQSQVYCNALKHSDDKNFDFVYNKLMNSNDQAERRLLISALGCSQNTAQLDKFVSSSIDETNGLRVQERITLLSPAYSRGEVGLLASVDFLQKNWEAYGKLNPGFGGVNPLYSDILGISAYVVNTKQKEELQKLVNNVKGSEYVPTTLQASVDANVNANNAWLEANRDPLMSWVDNFRSGSSALNASLLALLACLLAAKLF, translated from the exons ATGAGTCGCGTTCCAATCGGTGGCATGTCCCTGTTGCTGGTCCTTCTGGTGGCCATATCGGCCACCCAGGCGGCCGTGGTGCGCACCTTCCCGCCCTTCGAGCAGCTCCAGAGCCTGGAGAATCCCAGCCTGCGCGCGGTGGTCCCCTTCGCCGATGAGGATAACTACCGCCTGCCCAACGACACGATCCCCAGCCATTATGCCGTGTCCCTGACCACAAATGTGCACACTGGACAAACTGCTTTTAGTGGCACCGTGGCGATTACCCTGGACGTGGTCGTGGCCACCACAAAGATTGTGGTTCATGCCCGCCAGCTGGAGAACTTCACGGCCACCATTATTCAGCAGGGTGTCGCGAGTGCCGTGGCCCAGGAATTGACCTTCGAGTACGAGGCTGCCCGCGAGTTCCTCACCTTCAGCAAGACGGGTCTCACCTTTGCGGCCAACACCAAATGGATTCTGACCATCAACTACCAGGGTCATCTGCGCACGGACAACGGCGGCTTCTACCTGTCCACCTACACCGACGAAGCGGGCAAGACCAAGTACCTGGCCACCACCCAGTTCGAGGCCACCGACGCCCGCCATGCCTTCCCCTGCTACGACGAACCCTCGAAGCGGGCCGAgttcaccatcaccatcaagCACGATCCCTCTTACAATGTCATCAGCAACATGCCCGTGGACGAGACTGCCTCCAG ctcTGGAGTCACTGCCTTCCAGAAGACCGTGAACATGCCCTCTTACCTGGTGGCCTTCATCGTCTCCGAGTTTGTCTACTCGGAGGGCGAACTGAATGGTCTGCCACAGCGCGTGTTCTCCCGCAAGGGAACCGAAAACGAACAGGAGTGGGCCCTGACCACCGGAATGCTGGTGGAGAAGCGCCTGTCCGACTACTTTGGAGTGCCCTTCGCTCTGCCCAAGCTGGATCAGGCTGGAATTCCGGACTTTGCTGCCGGGGCCATGGAGAACTGGGGCCTGGCCACCTATCGTGAGGAGTACCTGCTGTACAGCCCAGTGAACTCGACCATTAGCACGCAGACCAACATTGCCACTATTGAGGCTCACGAGGATGCCCATATGTGGTTCGGCGACCTGGTGGCCATCGAATGGTGGAGCTACCTGTGGCTCAAGGAGGGTTTCGCCACTCTCTTCGAGAACCTGGCTGTCGATTTG GCCTATCCCGAGTGGGACATTTTCCAGACCTTCCATGCTGGCTCCTACCAGAGTGCTCTGGTCAATGATGCCAGTTCCAGTGCCCGTCCCATGACCCACTTCGTCCAGAAGCCCTCTGAGATTGCCCTGCTGTATGACTCCGTTTCTTATGCCAAGGCTGGATCCGTTCTGGACATGTGGCGTCATGCCCTTACCAACACCGTTTTCCAGCGGGGTCTGCATAACTATCTGACCGATAA TAAATTCACTGCTGCCAATCCCACTAAGCTTTTCGAGGCCATTGCCAAGGCCGCCGTGGAGGAGAACTACGCCGTGCCCGCCACTGTGGCCAATATGATGGGAAGCTGGTCCAACCAGGGTGGAGTGCCCCTGCTGACGGTGACCCGTAACTACAATGATGGCTCCTTCACCATCAAGCAGTCGACGTACACCAATAACAAGGAACACACCGACGACAAGCTGTGGTATGTCCCCGTCAACTATGCCGACTTCTCGAATCCCGATTTCCGCAACACTGAGGCCACCCACTATCTGCTGAACCAATCCGAGCTGACCATCGAGTCCAAGTTGGACAGCAGCAACTGGCTGATTCTGAACAAGAAATCCACTGGCTACTACCGCGTCAATTACGATACCGAGAACTGGCGACTGATCATCGGTGGAATGACCACTCGTCCCCACAAGATCGATCCCAGGAATAGAGCTCAGTTGATCAACGATCTGTATAGGTTCACCACCAGTGGCCGTGTGCCCCATGCCACTTTGCTGGAGCTGCTGACCTACTTGCCCCAGGAGGATCAGTACTCCCCGTGGTCGGCTGCCAATACGGTGATCACTTTGTTCAATCGTTATTTGAGTGGAGATGCGGACTACGCCAATTTCCAGTTCTACGTGCGTGCGTTGGTGAGCCAGCAGTACGACAAGTTCGGAGTGAACGATCTGAGTGGGGAGCAGCATCTGGTGAAGTACACCCGCAACCTGCTGATCAACATTGCCTGTCTGGCTGGCCTGGAGAGCTGTTTGACCGAGACCAAGGCCAAGCTGACGGCCCTGGTGGAGGATGGCACCGTGATCGAGCCCAATCTGCAGTCGCAGGTGTACTGCAATGCCCTGAAACACTCCGACGACAAGAACTTTGACTTTGTGTACAACAAGCTGATGAACTCCAACGACCAGGCCGAGCGTCGTCTGCTGATTTCCGCCCTGGGCTGCTCCCAGAACACGGCCCAGCTGGATAAGTTCGTGTCCAGCAGCATTGATGAGACCAATGGCCTGAGGGTGCAGGAGAGGATCACCCTCCTCAGTCCGGCATATTCCCGCGGCGAGGTGGGTCTGCTGGCCTCCGTGGACTTCCTGCAGAAGAACTGGGAGGCGTACGGTAAACTGAACCCCGGTTTCGGTGGCGTTAACCCACTGTACAGCGACATTTTGGGCATCTCCGCTTATGTGGTCAACACCAAGCAGAAGGAGGAGCTGCAGAAGCTGGTGAACAACGTCAAGGGGTCCGAGTATGTGCCCACCACGCTGCAGGCCAGCGTGGATGCCAATGTCAATGCCAACAACGCCTGGCTGGAGGCCAACCGGGATCCCCTGATGTCCTGGGTCGACAATTTCCGCAGCGGCAGCTCCGCCCTGAACGCCTCCCTTTTGGCCCTCTTGGCCTGCCTTCTGGCCGCCAAGCTGTTCTAA
- the LOC128251850 gene encoding uncharacterized protein LOC128251850 isoform X2, producing MITPLSGLPLLGAFLVTLALVVSALSVPQRHRSLRLPNDTYPLFYNLHITSDIHKGVLLFSGNATIDVAIRQSTNEIVLHAKNLSDIQITVHQLMDNGGLEIVDNLTHTLHRAAALLIIHPKENFQAFEAGQRYRLEILYTAIMTTRPAGLYYMDYSEEENNRPAFVAATQSEPTFGRLIFPCYDEPGIKSNFSIKITHGSSYSAISNMPVKEILSHGDLKTTLFYTTPPMSTYLVAFVISYFESTSEKYRGVTQSIYAPPASKEKGQSALKNAVRTVAAFEDYFGISYPLPKLDHVALKKNYGAAMENWGLITYKDTSLLKNTTLDPRNPLWDRITQNHEIAHQWFGNLVSPVWWTYTWMNEGFATYFGYVITDLLYPEYKVMETFVAHEADSAYSYNSFFDVRPMSSYVESEKDIMGVFDIISYKRAACVIRMFHHAFRQKVFVRGISHFLEK from the exons ATGATCACGCCGTTGTCTGGACTGCCGCTTTTGGGTGCTTTTCTGGTGACCCTGGCCCTGGTGGTCAGCGCATTATCCGTGCCCCAGCGGCATCGTTCCCTTCGCCTGCCCAACGATACCTATCCGCTGTTCTACAACCTGCATATAACCAGCGATATTCACAAGGGTGTACTGCTCTTCAGCGGAAATGCCACCATTGACGTAGCCATCCGGCAATCGACGAATGAGATAGTGCTGCACGCCAAGAACCTGTCCGATATTCAGATTACCGTCCATCAGTTGATGGACAATGGAGGCTTGGAGATCGTGGACAACCTCACTCACACCCTCCATCGAGCGGCGGCACTACTCATCATCCATCCGAAGGAGAATTTTCAGGCCTTCGAGGCGGGTCAGCGATACCGCCTTGAGATTCTGTACACGGCCATTATGACAACACGTCCCGCGGGTCTTTACTACATGGATTATAGCGAAGAGGAGAACAACCGTCCCGC ATTTGTAGCCGCCACCCAATCGGAGCCGACATTTGGGCGTCTTATATTTCCCTGCTACGATGAGCCCGGAATCAAGTCTAATTTCAGCATAAAGATAACACACGGCAGCAGTTATTCGGCCATATCCAATATGCCAGTCAAGGAAATATTATCTCATGG TGATTTAAAGACCACCTTGTTTTACACAACTCCACCAATGTCCACCTATCTCGTGGCATTTGTCATTTCCTATTTCGAGAGCACATCTGAGAAATATCGAGGAGTCACTCAAAGTATATACGCACCGCCAGCTTCCAAGGAAAAGGGTCAAAGTGCATTGAAGAATGCAGTGCGAACAGTGGCTGCATTCGAGGATTATTTCGGAATTTCCTATCCCCTGCCAAAACTAGATCATGTGGCGCTTAAGAAGAACTATGGAGCTGCCATGGAGAATTGGGGCCTAATTACCTACAAGGACACCAGTTTGCTAAAGAACACCACGCTGGATCCACGAAATCCCTTGTGGGATAGGATCACCCAGAACCACGAGATTGCTCACCAGTGGTTCGGCAACTTGGTTTCACCGGTGTGGTGGACATACACTTGGATGAATGAGGGATTTGCCACTTACTTTGGCTATGTGATCACAGATTTG CTTTACCCCGAGTACAAAGTAATGGAGACTTTTGTGGCCCATGAGGCTGATAGTGCCTACAGCTATAACAGCTTCTTTGACGTCCGTCCGATGTCCTCGTACGTGGAGAGTGAAAAGGATATCATGGGAGTTTTCGACATTATTTCCTACAAAAGAGCCGCCTGCGTGATCAGGATGTTCCACCACGCCTTCCGCCAGAAGGTCTTCGTGCGAGGCATCAGCCACTTTCTGGAGAAATA G
- the LOC128251860 gene encoding aminopeptidase N, whose amino-acid sequence MTRCLLNSCVLLLLAVGSLQARLIPPLSLDDGQLETKGAAGLLAAPRVDDNSAGNYRLPNTTAPESYNVDLWTNVHTGNTQFNGTVIINLRVLLDTSEIKLHYRQTSNFVASIISRDSATATAIPLTVTLEQQREFLVLTATNGATFAAETNWTLTIKYNGTHRSDNGGFYISSYTGDDGKQHFLATTQFESTDARHAFPCYDEPARRANFTITIHHDPSYTAISNMPVNESTSSSGITVFQTTPKMSTYLVAFIVSDFESTTGELNGLRQRVFSRKGKQDQQEWALWSGLVVESSLAGYFGVPFALPKLDQAGIPDFSAGAMENWGLATYREQYMWWNKQNSTVNLKTSIANIIGHEYAHMWFGDLVSVEWWTYLWLKEGFATLFSYESNDIAFPEWDTYQIFHVNDYNSALLNDAATYAVPMTHYVQTPNEILGRYNAFSYAKPASVLYMFKNAWTDKVFRTGLNKYLTKNKYTSCEEWDLFAAFQESANELGFTLPTSVDNIFSSWSHQAGYPLLTVTRNYEAGTFTITQKRYLANATDGNAATWYVPINFATASKPDYRNTKASHYLLNVTETVISDSQIASDDWLLLNIQNAFYYRTLYDTQNYGLISAVLKSQPWKIHHRNRAQLLYDTYIFVTTDRLSHSILLEMLGYLEHEDQYAPWSTANTILTSYDRYLRGDDFYYLFQMFVQRLIDPIFDKIGVNEIPGEHYLNNYLRVVLVSLACQLGSVDCHRQSARKLSEYLYNGTAIEATLRNQAYCAGLRATSNEVYKRVESDLLASTDGTDRNLFMLSLGCSESTTQLLEFLNLSLDTTNSLSYSERTSLLNSAYSRSEIGLTASLEFLETSWEAYAKLSSTASKPLDLALRGMASYVVSEKQKIRLNALVEVVNSTAPEYLADSLSTVIDSRIEANFVWLNTNRDPVLNWIADSFRENSSPTLTSSFFTIVSSALALLLFKLF is encoded by the exons ATGACACGGTGTCTGCTGAATTCCTGtgtcctgctgctgttggcagTGGGCAGCCTACAGGCGCGTTTGATCCCTCCATTGTCCTTGGACGATGGTCAATTGGAGACCAAGGGTGCTGCCGGCCTTCTTGCCGCGCCCCGCGTGGACGACAACAGTGCTGGCAACTATCGACTGCCGAATACCACGGCACCGGAGTCCTACAATGTGGATCTCTGGACAAATGTCCACACTGGCAACACTCAGTTCAACGGCACCGTTATTATCAATCTGAGGGTCCTGCTGGATACCTCGGAAATAAAATTGCACTACCGGCAAACGTCGAACTTCGTGGCATCGATCATCAGCCGCGATTCGGCCACGGCCACGGCAATCCCACTCACCGTGACCCTTGAACAGCAGCGCGAATTCCTCGTCCTTACGGCGACCAATGGAGCGACCTTTGCCGCCGAAACCAACTGGACACTGACCATCAAGTACAATGGCACCCATCGCAGCGACAATGGCGGTTTCTATATCTCCAGCTACACGGGTGATGATGGCAAGCAGCA CTTCCTGGCTACCACGCAGTTCGAGAGCACCGATGCCCGTCATGCCTTCCCCTGTTACGATGAGCCAGCCAGAAGAGCCAACTTCACAATCACCATTCATCATGATCCTTCCTACACGGCCATCAGCAATATGCCTGTGAACGAGTCTACCAGCAG TTCTGGAATTACTGTTTTCCAAACAACGCCAAAGATGTCCACCTACCTGGTGGCCTTCATTGTGTCCGATTTCGAGTCCACCACCGGAGAACTCAATGGCCTGCGCCAAAGGGTGTTCTCGCGCAAGGGAAAACAGGATCAGCAGGAGTGGGCACTTTGGTCTGGATTGGTTGTGGAATCCAGTCTGGCCGGCTACTTTGGAGTTCCCTTTGCCCTGCCCAAGCTGGATCAGGCCGGCATTCCGGACTTCTCGGCCGGAGCCATGGAGAACTGGGGCCTGGCCACGTACCGCGAGCAGTACATGTGGTGGAACAAGCAGAACTCGACGGTCAACCTGAAGACGAGCATTGCCAACATCATTGGACACGAGTACGCACACATGTGGTTCGGCGATCTGGTCTCCGTGGAATGGTGGACCTATCTCTGGCTCAAGGAGGGATTCGCTACCCTCTTCTCGTACGAATCGAATGACATTGCCTTCCCCGAGTGGGACACCTATCAGATCTTCCACGTGAACGACTACAACAGTGCCCTGCTGAACGATGCGGCGACCTATGCAGTTCCCATGACGCACTACGTCCAGACACCCAATGAGATCCTCGGCCGGTACAACGCCTTCTCGTACGCCAAGCCCGCCAGCGTTCTGTACATGTTCAAGAACGCCTGGACGGACAAAGTATTCCGCACTGGACTTAACAAGTACCTGACCAAGAA CAAATACACTTCATGCGAAGAATGGGACCTGTTTGCCGCCTTCCAAGAGTCAGCCAACGAATTGGGTTTCACGCTGCCCACCTCGGTGGACAACATCTTCAGCAGCTGGTCCCACCAGGCTGGTTATCCCCTGCTCACCGTGACCCGAAACTATGAGGCTGGTACCTTCACCATCACCCAGAAACGCTATCTGGCAAATGCAACCGATGGCAATGCGGCAACGTGGTATGTGCCCATCAACTTTGCCACTGCCTCCAAACCCGACTATCGCAACACGAAGGCCTCTCATTACTTGCTCAATGTGACGGAGACCGTGATCTCGGACTCCCAGATCGCCAGCGATGACTGGCTGCTGCTGAACATTCAGAATGCATTCTACTATCGCACCCTGTACGATACTCAGAACTATGGACTAATTAGTGCAGTGCTGAAGTCCCAGCCCTGGAAGATCCATCACCGTAACAGGGCTCAGCTTCTGTACGACACGTACATCTTTGTGACCACGGATCGCCTGAGTCACAGCATCCTGTTGGAGATGCTCGGCTATCTGGAGCACGAGGATCAGTATGCACCCTGGTCAACTGCCAACACTATTCTGACTTCCTACGATCGTTACTTGCGTGGCGATGATTTTTACTACCTCTTCCAGATGTTTGTTCAGCGACTAATCGACCCCATCTTCGATAAGATCGGAGTGAACGAGATTCCCGGCGAGCACTATTTGAACAACTATCTGCGCGTCGTGCTGGTCAGCTTGGCCTGTCAGCTGGGAAGCGTTGATTGCCACAGACAGTCTGCCAGGAAACTTTCCGAGTACCTTTACAATGGCACTGCCATCGAGGCCACTTTGAGGAACCAGGCCTACTGCGCCGGTCTGCGAGCAACTTCCAATGAGGTCTATAAGAGAGTGGAGTCGGATCTGCTGGCCTCCACGGATGGAACCGATCGCAACCTTTTCATGTTATCGTTGGGCTGCTCAGAATCTACGACGCAGCTGCTAGAGTTCCTCAACCTTTCCCTGGATACCACCAATAGTTTGAGCTACTCGGAGCGCACTTCCCTGCTCAATTCGGCATATTCGCGAAGTGAAATCGGACTCACTGCCAGTTTGGAGTTTTTGGAGACCAGCTGGGAGGCTTATGCCAAGCTTTCTAGCACTGCATCCAAGCCTCTGGACTTGGCCCTGCGTGGTATGGCCTCCTATGTGGTCAGTGAGAAGCAGAAGATAAGG cTCAACGCCTTGGTCGAAGTTGTAAACTCAACTGCTCCCGAATATCTCGCCGATAGTCTAAGCACCGTTATTGATTCTAGAATTGAAGCAAACTTTGTTTGGTTGAATACCAATCGAGATCCTGTGCTCAACTGGATCGCCGACTCCTTCCGGGAAAACAGCAGTCCCACTTTGACATCGTCCTTCTTCACCATTGTAAGCAGTGCTTTGGCACTGCTGCTGTTCAAGCTATTTTAG